A stretch of Pseudomonadota bacterium DNA encodes these proteins:
- a CDS encoding 4-hydroxyphenylacetate 3-monooxygenase — translation MAVRNGQQFLAGLRDGREVWYDGKRVDDVTTFPEFQAAIQSIADLYDLQHDPRHRDVLVTDIPDIGPAGRAFEMPRTLDHLRLKREAYMIWARANCGMVGRSPDFLNVMLAALAAKRGFFAEASPAGADAMVNYWKHVARNDLFLTHALLDPQLDKGKLRHQQSDPGICLRVVDENADGLVLSGIKRIATAAPYADELLVWPFPPTFQAGEEAYANVFAVPMNSKGLKTICRVSYSNHGKRRDFPLSSRFDEMDATVVFDRVLVPWERVFVNQNVPLLNRMYRETRMRELTAHQTNARLEVKLGFVYALVQRLAEAQGLASRPEIMEMLGEAVVRIEMIRNTTRSAELQATLDPDNGVLYPDLPALQVGRAYGPLVYPDLVQMLRRMGGGALVQVPVSMDEFDSPVGADIERALRGAEISGVAKTQLLKLAWDICGSEFGARHELYEQNYAGERSALMAGIQREYARKGEWLDYLDNFLAGL, via the coding sequence ATGGCGGTGCGTAACGGACAACAATTCCTGGCGGGGCTGCGCGACGGCCGCGAAGTCTGGTACGACGGCAAACGCGTCGACGACGTCACCACGTTCCCGGAATTCCAGGCCGCCATCCAGTCCATCGCGGATCTCTACGACCTGCAGCACGACCCGCGCCATCGCGACGTGCTGGTGACCGACATCCCCGACATCGGCCCGGCCGGCCGCGCGTTCGAGATGCCGCGCACGCTCGATCACCTGCGTCTTAAACGCGAGGCCTACATGATCTGGGCACGCGCCAACTGCGGCATGGTCGGGCGCAGCCCGGATTTCCTCAACGTGATGCTGGCGGCGCTGGCGGCCAAGCGCGGCTTCTTCGCCGAAGCAAGCCCGGCCGGCGCCGATGCCATGGTCAATTACTGGAAGCACGTCGCGCGGAACGATCTTTTCCTGACCCATGCCTTGCTCGACCCGCAGCTCGACAAGGGCAAGCTGCGTCACCAGCAATCGGATCCCGGCATCTGCCTGCGCGTGGTCGACGAGAATGCCGACGGCCTGGTGCTGTCAGGCATCAAGCGCATCGCGACCGCCGCGCCCTACGCGGACGAACTCTTGGTGTGGCCGTTCCCGCCGACCTTCCAGGCCGGCGAGGAAGCCTATGCCAACGTGTTCGCGGTGCCGATGAACAGCAAGGGACTGAAGACCATCTGCCGCGTGTCCTATTCGAACCACGGCAAGCGCCGCGATTTTCCCTTGTCATCGCGCTTCGACGAGATGGACGCGACGGTGGTGTTCGACCGGGTGCTGGTGCCGTGGGAGCGCGTGTTCGTCAACCAGAACGTGCCGCTCCTGAATCGCATGTACCGCGAAACGCGCATGCGCGAACTGACCGCCCATCAAACCAATGCGCGCCTCGAAGTGAAGCTCGGCTTCGTCTACGCGCTGGTGCAACGCCTGGCCGAGGCGCAGGGCCTGGCCTCGCGCCCCGAGATCATGGAAATGCTCGGCGAAGCGGTGGTGCGTATCGAGATGATCCGCAACACCACGCGCTCGGCCGAACTGCAGGCAACCCTCGATCCGGACAACGGCGTGCTGTATCCCGATCTTCCCGCCCTGCAGGTCGGCCGCGCCTACGGGCCGCTGGTCTATCCCGATCTCGTGCAGATGCTGCGGCGCATGGGCGGTGGCGCCCTGGTGCAGGTGCCGGTGTCGATGGACGAGTTCGATTCGCCGGTGGGCGCCGACATCGAGCGCGCGCTGCGCGGCGCCGAGATCTCGGGCGTCGCCAAGACCCAGCTGTTGAAGCTCGCTTGGGATATCTGCGGCAGCGAGTTCGGCGCCCGTCATGAACTCTATGAACAGAATTATGCCGGTGAGCGCAGCGCCCTGATGGCGGGCATACAGCGCGAGTACGCGCGCAAGGGCGAGTGGCTGGATTACCTCGACAACTTCCTGGCCGGCTTATGA
- a CDS encoding alpha/beta fold hydrolase produces the protein MNTAEASYRSLWGDLRGASFEQGYLDAGGIRTRYLRSGRKGAPLLVLLHGTGGHAECYARNLAAHGEHFDTYAIDMVGHGWSDKPDKPYEIAVYVEHLRAVLDALGHQRAHVSGESLGGWVAARFALEYPERVARLCLNTTGGATMNLDVMAKIKASSRAAVDNPSWEAVHARLAWLMADPASVTDDLVACRQAIYQQADFPRALDNILVLQEPDIRQRNNLAEAEWRAIRAPTLVVWTSHDPTAPHSVGERIAALIPDARFTLMADCGHWPQFEDAATFNRLHIDFLLAGA, from the coding sequence ATGAACACGGCCGAAGCCAGCTACCGCAGCCTGTGGGGAGATCTGCGCGGCGCGAGTTTCGAGCAAGGCTATCTCGACGCGGGCGGCATCCGTACACGTTACCTGCGCAGCGGCCGCAAGGGCGCGCCGCTGCTGGTGCTGCTGCATGGCACCGGCGGTCATGCCGAATGCTATGCGCGCAATCTTGCCGCCCACGGCGAGCACTTCGACACCTACGCCATCGACATGGTCGGTCACGGCTGGAGTGACAAACCCGATAAGCCCTACGAGATAGCGGTCTACGTCGAACATCTGCGCGCGGTGCTCGACGCGCTCGGCCACCAGCGCGCGCATGTCTCGGGTGAATCGCTGGGCGGCTGGGTGGCGGCGCGTTTCGCGCTCGAATATCCCGAGCGTGTCGCGAGGCTGTGCCTGAACACCACCGGTGGCGCGACCATGAACCTGGACGTGATGGCGAAGATCAAGGCGTCTTCGCGCGCCGCGGTCGACAACCCGAGTTGGGAAGCGGTGCACGCGCGCCTTGCGTGGCTGATGGCCGACCCTGCTTCGGTGACGGACGACCTCGTCGCCTGTCGGCAGGCCATCTACCAGCAAGCGGATTTTCCGCGCGCGCTGGACAACATCCTGGTGCTGCAGGAACCGGACATCCGTCAGCGCAACAACCTGGCCGAGGCGGAGTGGCGCGCGATCCGCGCGCCGACCCTGGTGGTGTGGACCAGCCACGACCCCACCGCGCCCCACAGCGTCGGCGAACGCATCGCCGCACTCATTCCCGACGCGCGCTTCACGCTGATGGCCGATTGCGGTCACTGGCCGCAGTTCGAAGATGCGGCTACCTTCAATCGCCTGCATATCGATTTCCTGCTCGCTGGAGCCTGA
- a CDS encoding 3-carboxyethylcatechol 2,3-dioxygenase, giving the protein MTVAALFASHTPLMDYHAPAPEVASEVATCLAETRAWVADYQPELVIACGPDHYNGFFYRLMPSFCIGTAAESVGDWNTPAGPLPVAAELAERCVESVHAAGVDVAISYHMDVDHGVTQLMKQMFDWSTMPPVVPVFVNCAAAPRPPLARVMAFGRAIGAFVAKLDCRVLLTASGGISHDPPIPTLAGAPAPVRERLIMGGALSAEARAARQQRVLSDAALQVSGESDRTPLNPAWDQAFLDNLRNDDEAAILAMDDDSITREGGCGGHEIRAWIAMAAAARAAGLRRFDLKYYRAIAPWVAGYAVMTADA; this is encoded by the coding sequence ATGACGGTCGCCGCTTTGTTTGCCTCCCACACGCCGCTCATGGATTACCACGCGCCGGCGCCCGAGGTCGCCAGCGAAGTGGCGACCTGCCTGGCCGAGACGCGTGCGTGGGTGGCCGACTACCAGCCCGAGCTCGTCATCGCCTGCGGGCCCGATCACTACAACGGCTTTTTCTATCGCCTCATGCCGAGCTTCTGCATCGGTACGGCGGCTGAATCGGTGGGCGATTGGAATACGCCGGCCGGCCCCTTGCCGGTGGCGGCGGAGCTCGCCGAACGCTGCGTGGAGAGCGTGCATGCGGCCGGCGTGGACGTCGCGATTTCCTACCACATGGACGTCGATCACGGCGTCACGCAGCTCATGAAACAGATGTTCGACTGGTCGACCATGCCGCCCGTCGTGCCGGTGTTCGTCAATTGCGCGGCGGCGCCGCGTCCGCCGCTGGCGCGCGTGATGGCTTTCGGCCGCGCCATCGGCGCGTTCGTTGCCAAGCTCGATTGCCGCGTGCTGCTGACGGCCTCGGGCGGCATCTCCCACGACCCGCCCATCCCCACCCTGGCCGGCGCACCCGCGCCGGTGCGCGAACGCCTGATCATGGGCGGCGCCTTGAGTGCCGAGGCGCGCGCCGCGCGCCAGCAGCGCGTGCTGAGTGATGCCGCGCTGCAGGTCAGCGGCGAGAGCGATCGCACGCCGCTCAATCCCGCCTGGGACCAGGCTTTCCTCGACAATCTGCGTAACGATGACGAAGCGGCGATCCTCGCCATGGACGATGACAGCATCACCCGCGAGGGCGGCTGTGGCGGCCACGAGATCCGGGCCTGGATAGCCATGGCCGCGGCCGCGCGCGCGGCCGGCCTGCGCCGTTTCGATCTCAAGTACTACCGCGCCATCGCGCCGTGGGTGGCCGGCTACGCGGTGATGACTGCCGACGCCTGA
- a CDS encoding 4Fe-4S binding protein, whose protein sequence is MAKADKGYFYIDQTCIGCGACEHACPGKVDAIARVEDDYLGRFIIAEQDCINCGVCIPLCPVLCIHDARAHGLVEGSGGYRAIADLQAWAAAR, encoded by the coding sequence ATGGCAAAAGCAGACAAGGGCTATTTCTATATCGATCAGACCTGCATAGGCTGCGGTGCCTGCGAGCATGCCTGTCCCGGCAAGGTCGACGCGATTGCACGGGTGGAGGACGACTACCTGGGTCGCTTCATCATCGCCGAGCAGGACTGCATCAACTGTGGCGTGTGCATTCCGCTGTGCCCGGTGCTGTGCATCCACGATGCACGCGCCCATGGCCTGGTGGAAGGCAGCGGCGGCTATCGCGCGATCGCCGACCTGCAGGCCTGGGCGGCAGCCAGGTGA
- a CDS encoding ferritin-like domain-containing protein: MSVRVQDMSPLPIAANLDDEGLAQYEATYTSRFKIWAEVLERNVENIHRGSYSLHWMNTDKANWGKRAKPSSRGMTYTDINRIRGYGDAPDKAEWFNFAPRGCVREPYRHEMPVIEEYTVVDKGELWADNIITLYEEAKARQWNATRDIAWDELEALPDDLEKATCQLCTFLTEIEFAAGDFPAKWMYRIPQDFLEVKSFLATQIMDEARHQEVFRKRAIAGGGLLHAAPGFEWALTSILNAPTHTMGTFLLNLLGEGLVLSIFRSGEMIAKTHVDKEIFRRCLQDEARHVSYGVLEFKNYLDTHPNRAAAEEQMHRFCDIGEQVVLSAFVEPALIEPIAVLLGGGLKKIDEGMGGVAHMWRMFIQEYLQRCKAAGFDRSARCTIPTEFPWGAAA, encoded by the coding sequence ATGAGCGTACGCGTCCAAGACATGAGCCCGCTGCCGATTGCCGCCAACCTCGACGACGAGGGACTGGCGCAATACGAGGCAACCTACACCAGCCGATTCAAGATCTGGGCGGAAGTCCTGGAGCGTAACGTCGAAAACATCCACCGCGGCAGCTACTCCCTGCACTGGATGAACACCGACAAGGCCAACTGGGGCAAGCGCGCCAAGCCCTCCTCGCGCGGCATGACCTATACCGACATCAACCGCATCCGTGGCTACGGTGACGCGCCGGACAAGGCCGAGTGGTTCAATTTTGCCCCGCGCGGCTGCGTGCGCGAACCCTATCGCCACGAGATGCCGGTCATCGAGGAATACACCGTCGTCGACAAGGGCGAGCTGTGGGCCGACAACATCATCACGCTTTACGAGGAAGCCAAGGCACGCCAGTGGAACGCCACCCGCGACATCGCCTGGGACGAACTGGAGGCGCTGCCGGACGACCTCGAAAAGGCCACCTGCCAGCTCTGCACTTTCCTGACCGAAATCGAATTCGCTGCCGGTGACTTCCCCGCCAAGTGGATGTACCGCATCCCGCAGGACTTCCTCGAGGTGAAGAGCTTCCTCGCCACCCAGATCATGGACGAGGCGCGCCACCAGGAAGTGTTCCGCAAGCGCGCCATCGCCGGCGGCGGCCTGCTGCATGCGGCGCCCGGCTTCGAATGGGCGCTGACCTCGATCCTGAACGCGCCCACCCACACCATGGGCACCTTCCTTCTCAACCTGCTCGGCGAAGGCCTGGTGCTGTCGATCTTCCGCTCCGGTGAAATGATCGCCAAGACCCACGTCGACAAGGAGATCTTCCGTCGCTGCCTGCAGGACGAGGCGCGCCACGTGTCCTACGGCGTGCTGGAATTCAAGAACTACCTCGACACCCATCCCAATCGCGCCGCGGCCGAAGAGCAGATGCACCGCTTCTGCGACATCGGTGAACAGGTGGTGCTGTCGGCATTCGTCGAGCCGGCCCTCATCGAACCCATCGCCGTACTGCTCGGCGGCGGCCTGAAGAAGATCGACGAAGGCATGGGCGGCGTCGCGCACATGTGGCGCATGTTCATCCAGGAATACCTGCAGCGCTGCAAGGCCGCGGGCTTCGACCGCAGCGCACGCTGCACCATCCCGACCGAATTTCCGTGGGGGGCAGCGGCATGA
- a CDS encoding TetR family transcriptional regulator — MAKARKNAAVRQDGGARRLNPAARRAQLMACAMQVFARRGLGAARHAEVAATAGMSVATVFVYFPTRELLVRAVLDEVARFIHDDVLVPIQRDEVPAPEVLRESAAAFADSIDRYPDHARVWLDWSTAVRDDVWPLYLEFQERIQTLLVTTTERGKREGSLSADLDSEDAARLLIGAAYMIAQMKIANIDSARVRHFIESLVAGFLFRPANGA, encoded by the coding sequence ATGGCTAAAGCGCGAAAAAATGCCGCGGTGCGGCAAGACGGTGGCGCACGGCGCCTGAATCCGGCGGCGCGGCGCGCACAGCTGATGGCCTGTGCGATGCAGGTGTTCGCCCGTCGCGGGCTGGGCGCGGCGCGCCACGCCGAGGTCGCGGCCACCGCCGGCATGTCGGTGGCGACGGTGTTCGTGTACTTCCCGACCCGGGAACTGCTGGTGCGCGCGGTGCTGGACGAGGTGGCGCGCTTCATTCACGACGACGTGCTGGTGCCCATTCAGCGCGACGAGGTGCCAGCGCCCGAAGTGTTGCGCGAGTCGGCGGCGGCCTTCGCCGATTCCATCGACCGCTACCCTGACCACGCGCGTGTGTGGTTGGACTGGAGCACGGCGGTGCGCGACGACGTGTGGCCGCTGTACCTGGAATTCCAGGAGCGTATACAGACGCTGCTGGTGACCACCACCGAGCGCGGCAAGCGCGAGGGCAGCCTGTCAGCGGATCTCGACAGCGAGGATGCGGCGCGCCTGCTGATTGGCGCTGCCTACATGATTGCGCAGATGAAGATTGCGAATATCGACAGCGCGCGGGTGCGACACTTCATCGAGTCGCTGGTGGCGGGCTTCCTGTTCCGCCCCGCCAACGGCGCTTGA
- a CDS encoding peptide deformylase produces the protein MIRDILRMGDPRLLEVARPVSDPRAADIRALVADMFDTMHAANGAGLAAPQIGVGLRVVIFGYRDAAARNPRYPDADPVPETILINPELTPLGDEFEDGWEGCLSVPGLRGVVPRHARLRYRGLQLDGTLIEREVGGFHARVVQHECDHLDGILYPMRVTDFTRFGYTDVLFPGMVDADD, from the coding sequence GTGATTCGAGACATTCTGCGCATGGGCGATCCGCGCTTGTTGGAGGTAGCCCGCCCGGTCAGTGACCCGCGCGCGGCGGACATCCGCGCGCTGGTCGCCGACATGTTCGACACCATGCACGCCGCCAACGGCGCGGGACTCGCCGCGCCGCAGATCGGCGTCGGTCTGCGCGTGGTGATCTTCGGCTACCGCGACGCCGCCGCGCGCAACCCGCGCTATCCCGATGCCGACCCGGTGCCGGAGACCATCCTCATCAACCCCGAACTCACGCCGCTCGGCGACGAGTTCGAGGACGGCTGGGAAGGTTGCCTGTCGGTGCCCGGTCTGCGCGGCGTGGTGCCGCGTCATGCCCGGCTGCGTTACCGGGGTCTCCAGCTCGACGGCACGCTCATCGAACGTGAAGTCGGCGGCTTCCACGCACGGGTGGTGCAACACGAGTGCGATCACCTGGACGGCATCCTCTATCCGATGCGCGTCACCGACTTCACGAGATTCGGTTATACCGATGTGCTGTTTCCCGGCATGGTCGACGCCGACGATTGA
- a CDS encoding MFS transporter encodes MSDSSQYGLLTERRFLPFFLTQFCGAANDNAFKFAFTALATYSAAEWGGLAPTSAGPVIGGIFILPFLLFSATAGQLADKYDKARLIRVVKNLEILFMCGIAAGFLLHMASLLFVGVFLMGMHSALFGPVKYAYLPQHLEDHELVGGNGIVEMGTFVAILLGTMLGGALIAIPGVGAHYVAAVSMVLAILGRLAAGFVPASPPPAPDLVINWNPVSETLANLRHAHGNRTVFLSLLGISWMWFFGSVFLTTFAGFAKENLGGDQNVVTLLLAVFSVGIGAGSLLCERLSGHKVEIGLVPFGSIGMTVFAIDLWLACHDLAPHALLGPAAFLADRDHWRVMVDLLLLAMFAGFYSVPLYALIQSRCEASHRARVIAANNILNALFMVVASVMAAGMLQAGLSLPQLYLVLGLLNAAVAVYIYLLVPEFLMRFIVWMLIHTVYRLDKRGVEHLPEHGPALIVCNHVSFVDALVIAAACPRPIRFVMDHNIFKMPIISFVFRTGRAIPIASARENPKMTARAFDEVAKALAEGDLVAIFPEGRITDTGELYPFKPGVTRILERSPVPVIPMALRGLWGSFFSRKDGKAMSKPWRLRPLRKIALEIDAPVAAAEASPAALQEKVAAMRGEWH; translated from the coding sequence ATGAGCGACAGCAGTCAGTATGGTCTTTTGACCGAGCGTCGCTTCCTGCCGTTTTTTCTCACGCAGTTCTGTGGCGCCGCCAACGACAACGCCTTCAAGTTCGCCTTCACCGCGCTCGCCACCTACAGCGCCGCCGAGTGGGGCGGTCTCGCGCCGACCAGCGCCGGGCCGGTCATCGGTGGCATTTTCATCCTGCCCTTCCTGCTGTTTTCCGCCACCGCCGGCCAGCTCGCCGACAAGTACGACAAGGCGCGCCTCATCCGCGTCGTCAAGAATCTCGAGATCCTGTTCATGTGCGGCATCGCCGCCGGCTTTCTCTTGCACATGGCGTCGCTGCTGTTCGTCGGCGTGTTCCTGATGGGCATGCATTCGGCGCTGTTCGGGCCGGTCAAGTACGCCTACCTGCCACAGCATCTCGAAGACCATGAACTGGTGGGCGGCAACGGCATCGTCGAGATGGGCACCTTCGTCGCCATCCTGCTCGGCACCATGCTGGGCGGCGCGCTGATTGCCATTCCCGGGGTCGGCGCCCACTACGTCGCCGCGGTGTCGATGGTGCTCGCCATCCTCGGCCGCCTGGCCGCGGGTTTCGTGCCGGCCTCGCCGCCGCCGGCGCCGGACCTGGTCATCAACTGGAACCCGGTCAGCGAAACCCTCGCCAACCTGCGTCACGCCCATGGCAATCGCACGGTGTTCCTGTCGCTGCTCGGCATTTCATGGATGTGGTTCTTCGGTTCGGTGTTCCTGACCACCTTCGCCGGCTTCGCCAAGGAGAATCTGGGCGGCGACCAGAACGTCGTGACCCTGTTGCTGGCAGTGTTCTCGGTCGGCATCGGCGCCGGCTCGTTGTTGTGCGAGCGCCTGTCGGGGCACAAGGTCGAGATCGGTCTCGTGCCTTTCGGTTCGATAGGCATGACGGTGTTCGCCATCGATCTGTGGCTGGCCTGCCACGACCTCGCGCCCCACGCACTGCTGGGCCCCGCCGCTTTCCTGGCCGACCGCGACCATTGGCGCGTGATGGTGGATTTGTTGCTGTTGGCGATGTTCGCGGGCTTCTACAGCGTGCCGCTCTATGCGCTCATCCAGAGCCGTTGCGAGGCCTCGCATCGCGCGCGGGTGATCGCGGCCAACAATATTCTCAATGCACTGTTCATGGTGGTGGCGTCGGTCATGGCGGCGGGCATGCTGCAGGCCGGCCTGAGCCTGCCGCAGCTGTACCTGGTGCTGGGGCTGCTGAACGCGGCGGTGGCGGTGTACATCTACCTGCTGGTGCCGGAGTTCCTGATGCGTTTCATCGTGTGGATGCTCATCCACACGGTCTATCGGCTCGACAAGCGCGGCGTCGAGCACCTGCCCGAGCACGGGCCCGCGCTGATCGTGTGCAACCATGTGAGCTTCGTCGACGCCCTCGTGATCGCGGCGGCCTGCCCGCGTCCGATACGCTTCGTGATGGATCACAACATTTTCAAGATGCCGATCATCTCTTTCGTGTTTCGCACCGGCCGCGCGATTCCGATCGCGTCGGCGCGCGAGAATCCCAAGATGACCGCGCGCGCCTTCGACGAAGTGGCGAAGGCGCTGGCCGAGGGCGACCTGGTGGCGATCTTCCCCGAGGGCCGCATTACCGACACCGGTGAACTCTATCCCTTCAAGCCGGGCGTCACGCGCATCCTCGAACGCAGCCCCGTGCCGGTGATCCCGATGGCGCTGCGCGGCCTGTGGGGTTCGTTCTTCTCACGCAAGGACGGTAAGGCCATGAGCAAGCCGTGGCGGCTGCGCCCCTTGCGCAAGATTGCGTTGGAGATAGACGCGCCGGTGGCGGCGGCCGAGGCATCGCCGGCGGCGCTGCAGGAGAAGGTCGCGGCGATGCGCGGGGAGTGGCATTAG
- a CDS encoding MBL fold metallo-hydrolase, protein MLKWKFGDTTITQLIELKDDSGSVPVLPDATPENLATIPWLKPHFVTPDGKLILNIQMMIIETPDRKMVVDTCIGNDKTLALDAWANMQRPFIDNLKKLGYDPDSIDTVICTHLHVDHVGWNTKKVNGKWVPTFKNARYVMVDSEFSHWQSHKDDFGPVFQESVEPVFEAGLVDLVKPDHQVGSGVWFEPTPGHTPGHVSVHIASKGEEAIITGDMMHHPCQIARPDWVTPFDNDSPAAMSTRQAFLERYADKPVTVFGTHFADPVCGKIVKDGKTFRFAV, encoded by the coding sequence ATGCTCAAGTGGAAATTCGGCGATACCACCATCACCCAGCTCATCGAGTTGAAGGACGACAGCGGTTCGGTGCCGGTGCTGCCCGATGCGACGCCGGAAAACCTCGCCACCATTCCCTGGTTGAAGCCGCATTTCGTGACGCCGGACGGCAAGCTCATCCTCAACATCCAGATGATGATCATCGAAACGCCGGACCGCAAGATGGTGGTCGACACCTGCATCGGCAACGACAAGACCCTCGCGCTCGATGCCTGGGCCAACATGCAACGCCCGTTCATCGACAACCTGAAGAAGCTCGGCTACGACCCGGATTCCATCGACACCGTGATCTGCACCCATTTGCATGTCGACCACGTCGGCTGGAACACCAAGAAGGTCAACGGCAAATGGGTGCCGACCTTCAAGAACGCGCGTTACGTGATGGTCGATTCGGAATTCAGCCACTGGCAGAGCCACAAGGATGATTTCGGGCCGGTGTTCCAGGAATCCGTGGAACCGGTATTCGAAGCGGGGCTGGTCGATCTGGTCAAACCCGATCACCAGGTGGGCTCGGGCGTGTGGTTCGAACCGACACCCGGGCACACGCCCGGCCATGTCAGCGTGCACATCGCGTCCAAGGGTGAAGAAGCCATCATCACCGGCGACATGATGCATCACCCCTGTCAGATTGCGCGGCCGGACTGGGTCACGCCGTTCGACAACGACAGCCCGGCCGCCATGAGCACACGCCAGGCCTTCCTCGAGCGCTATGCCGACAAGCCGGTGACGGTGTTCGGCACCCATTTCGCCGACCCGGTGTGCGGCAAGATCGTGAAGGACGGCAAGACCTTCCGCTTCGCCGTTTGA
- a CDS encoding DUF2235 domain-containing protein: MGTDGAVATYEFKPGINKNIVICCDGTWNFAAQQDEGESAPTNVHKLFRAVDRRRDEFDTPQLAWYDEGVGAELGLAGKLLSFVGRQLAKKVPGLEKLGPLIEGATGLGVAENIREAYVWLCRVYAPGDRIFLFGFSRGAFQVRSLSGLIHTVGLLKSSAHNYSRTAFDKYRKFRPTRSDKQDVRGDVAEERAHLDADELALFHDREQLRIHFLGVWDTVAGLGLPMWGWSFELFRINTQYHNTAVVPSVAHAFHAVAMDEFRSSFMPVLLKRPAGFTGKLEQKWFRGAHADVGGGYRDARLSDIALDWMMDKAEAAGLRFESRHRLAPQADSLGSLHDEVARAQAYALAGLWPRMFPLSQALREQVRTLFGAAADDFEDVGEWHESVTERGARLAAEQADGGRGAHSRLLRLATAPDQDAPALWNRAEPDPRDVEWRLVVPDAAPQRFVVYAERTWSPTGMVLIKGRRYRVRALTETSAARQAVCTGKWFDLDDPADANGKGSLRTLFENLRAGNFLPARFLFAGAKRYPDARWFQLMGMINRPTHWDRRTRSPLWLLFYLLVRDPGELLFRQFPLGANVSFVAKASGPFYCYANDLWMAAGNNSGAIEVEISDLGDASAAPPAEARQPANEKFVVWVARALQVVTLLGVGLGLGWALLMLRGPGL, from the coding sequence ATGGGCACGGACGGAGCGGTCGCAACTTACGAGTTCAAACCCGGCATCAACAAGAACATCGTCATTTGCTGTGACGGCACCTGGAATTTCGCCGCGCAGCAGGACGAAGGTGAAAGCGCACCGACCAACGTGCACAAACTGTTTCGTGCCGTGGATCGCCGTCGCGACGAATTCGATACCCCGCAACTGGCCTGGTACGACGAAGGGGTGGGCGCCGAACTCGGACTGGCCGGCAAGCTGCTGTCGTTCGTCGGCCGGCAGTTGGCCAAGAAAGTCCCCGGCCTCGAGAAACTCGGGCCGCTGATCGAGGGCGCCACCGGCCTCGGCGTCGCCGAGAACATTCGCGAAGCCTACGTGTGGCTGTGCCGGGTGTATGCGCCCGGTGACCGCATCTTCCTGTTCGGTTTCAGCCGCGGTGCGTTCCAGGTGCGCAGCCTGAGCGGTCTCATCCATACCGTCGGCTTGCTGAAATCCTCGGCGCACAACTATTCGCGCACGGCGTTCGACAAGTACCGGAAATTCCGCCCAACGCGCAGTGACAAGCAAGACGTGCGCGGCGATGTCGCCGAGGAGCGCGCCCATCTCGACGCCGATGAGCTCGCGCTGTTCCACGATCGCGAGCAGTTGCGCATCCACTTCCTCGGTGTGTGGGACACGGTCGCGGGCCTCGGTCTGCCGATGTGGGGCTGGAGCTTCGAGCTGTTTCGTATCAACACCCAGTATCACAACACCGCCGTCGTGCCCTCGGTCGCGCATGCCTTCCATGCGGTGGCAATGGATGAGTTCCGTTCGAGTTTCATGCCGGTGCTGCTCAAGCGCCCGGCCGGCTTCACCGGCAAGTTGGAACAGAAGTGGTTTCGCGGCGCCCACGCCGACGTCGGCGGTGGCTATCGCGATGCGCGCCTGTCGGATATCGCGCTCGATTGGATGATGGACAAGGCCGAGGCGGCCGGCCTGCGCTTCGAGTCGCGCCACCGCCTCGCGCCGCAAGCCGATTCGCTCGGTTCATTGCACGATGAAGTCGCACGCGCGCAAGCCTACGCACTGGCCGGCTTGTGGCCGCGCATGTTTCCCCTGTCACAGGCGCTGCGCGAGCAGGTGCGCACGCTGTTCGGCGCCGCCGCCGACGATTTCGAAGACGTCGGCGAATGGCACGAGTCCGTCACCGAGCGCGGTGCGCGACTGGCGGCGGAGCAGGCCGACGGTGGCCGTGGCGCCCATTCGCGGCTGTTACGTCTCGCCACCGCGCCCGATCAGGATGCGCCGGCGCTGTGGAATCGCGCCGAACCCGATCCGCGCGATGTCGAGTGGCGGCTGGTGGTGCCCGATGCCGCGCCTCAGCGCTTCGTGGTCTATGCCGAACGCACCTGGTCGCCGACCGGCATGGTGTTGATCAAGGGGCGACGCTACCGGGTGCGTGCGCTCACCGAGACGTCGGCCGCCCGGCAGGCGGTGTGCACCGGCAAATGGTTCGACCTCGACGACCCGGCGGATGCCAACGGCAAGGGCAGCCTGCGTACGTTGTTCGAAAATCTGCGGGCCGGAAATTTCCTGCCGGCGCGCTTCCTGTTCGCTGGCGCCAAGCGCTATCCCGACGCGCGCTGGTTCCAACTGATGGGCATGATCAATCGCCCCACGCACTGGGACAGGCGCACGCGCTCGCCATTGTGGCTGCTGTTCTACCTGCTGGTGCGCGACCCGGGTGAGCTGCTGTTCCGCCAGTTTCCGCTCGGCGCCAACGTGAGCTTCGTGGCCAAGGCCAGCGGTCCGTTCTACTGCTACGCCAACGACCTGTGGATGGCGGCGGGCAACAACTCCGGCGCGATCGAAGTGGAGATCAGCGACCTCGGTGACGCCAGCGCCGCGCCACCGGCCGAAGCGCGTCAACCCGCCAACGAAAAGTTCGTGGTGTGGGTGGCGCGCGCGCTGCAGGTCGTCACACTGCTGGGCGTCGGCTTGGGGCTGGGCTGGGCACTGCTGATGCTGCGCGGGCCGGGCCTGTAG